In one window of Opitutaceae bacterium DNA:
- a CDS encoding insulinase family protein, with the protein MTLRLSFLKRAPLVLLSALALLAPYSRSETTAFAFESSDIKPDPAIRFGKLPNGLRYAIAANAEPKGRASLRLLVEAGSLNETEPQRGVAHFLEHMAFNGSTHYPPGTLIEFFQRMGMNFGGDTNASTSFDRTLYLLELADTHDTTIAEGLRVFSDYASGLLLQTAEIDRERGIILSEKRARDSVGFRTFVAQFEQMLGSTLFPKRLPIGLVEVIEKAPRSEFVEFYNAWYRPELISVVAVGDFDVAAVEKQIISTFSPMSARAPAEPKPDLGRIVTTPGIHAHFHAEPEAPSTSISISSLFPYSHEPDTVFNRTKNLPRSLASAMINRRFNILSKKENAAFLSASTGVFEQFDFLREATLDLTAKADQWQAALAVGEQELRRALQYGFNQGELDEVRASFINNLEQAVKSASTRRSPSIAGEIANNILYKNVSSHPKTDLEITKPALEKITPEQCLQALRDAWKSDHRFVFVSGNATIPDSEAAITSTYRKSVATEVAAPAGESTVAWSYTDFGPAGKIESRTHIDDLDITQATFANGVRVNLKKTPYEAGRIHLFARVGIGALSEPVGERGLVALANATFDAGGLGRHSTDDLQRILSGRNVSVGLRMGQDHIGFGGSTTPRDLLLTLQLLTAKLTDPGYRPESLRLARKNFDQMYLGFKHTSNGPLSTDIASLLAGGDPRFGLPPRDVLMSRTLDEVKAWMTPQLTRGAIEFSIVGDIDIDATLTAISQTLGALPEREPRPDISSLTHVKFPATPFDRTFMIDSQIPKGLAMFYWPTTDSLDVHVGRRLGMLSNVLEDRLRLKLREDMGGTYSPSTRSFSSDILPGYGYIASSVDIDPAMADRIAGAIRAISASLQEDGATADELERSKLPTLTSIRESARTNNYWLNSVLSRAQERPEVLDWARSREADYASITVAEINALAQRYFSPERISHALILPAAKAPAPAAEKQN; encoded by the coding sequence ATGACACTTCGTTTGTCCTTTCTGAAACGAGCACCCCTTGTACTGCTCTCGGCGCTCGCGCTCCTTGCGCCCTACAGCCGCTCTGAAACGACTGCGTTCGCCTTCGAAAGCAGCGACATCAAACCCGACCCTGCGATCCGTTTCGGCAAGCTCCCCAACGGTCTTCGCTACGCGATCGCCGCAAACGCCGAGCCCAAGGGACGCGCATCCCTGCGTCTTCTGGTTGAAGCCGGCTCGCTCAATGAAACCGAACCGCAACGCGGCGTCGCCCACTTCCTCGAGCACATGGCCTTCAACGGCAGCACCCACTACCCCCCGGGAACACTCATCGAGTTCTTCCAGCGCATGGGCATGAACTTCGGCGGCGACACCAACGCCTCGACCTCGTTCGACCGCACACTCTACCTGCTCGAGCTTGCCGACACCCACGACACCACCATCGCCGAGGGTCTCCGCGTCTTCTCCGACTACGCCAGCGGCCTTCTCCTGCAGACCGCGGAAATCGACCGCGAGCGCGGCATCATTCTCAGCGAAAAACGCGCCCGAGACAGCGTGGGCTTCCGCACCTTCGTCGCCCAATTCGAACAGATGCTCGGCTCAACGCTCTTCCCCAAGCGGCTTCCCATCGGCCTGGTCGAGGTCATTGAGAAGGCGCCTCGCAGCGAGTTCGTTGAGTTCTACAACGCGTGGTACCGGCCTGAACTCATCTCGGTCGTCGCCGTCGGCGATTTCGATGTCGCCGCCGTCGAAAAGCAGATCATCTCCACCTTCTCCCCCATGTCCGCACGAGCACCGGCGGAGCCGAAACCGGACCTGGGCAGGATCGTCACGACACCCGGCATTCACGCCCATTTCCATGCCGAGCCCGAGGCGCCGAGCACGTCGATCAGCATCAGCAGCCTCTTTCCCTACTCCCACGAACCCGACACGGTTTTCAACCGCACAAAGAACCTGCCGCGCTCACTGGCGAGCGCCATGATCAACCGCCGCTTCAACATTCTTTCGAAAAAGGAGAATGCCGCGTTCCTGAGCGCCAGCACCGGCGTCTTTGAGCAGTTCGACTTCCTGCGCGAGGCGACGCTCGACCTCACCGCCAAGGCCGACCAGTGGCAGGCCGCGCTCGCTGTCGGCGAACAGGAGCTCCGCCGCGCGCTCCAGTACGGATTCAATCAAGGCGAACTCGACGAGGTCCGCGCCAGTTTCATCAACAACCTGGAACAGGCCGTAAAGTCCGCCTCCACCCGCCGCTCCCCGTCCATCGCCGGGGAAATCGCCAACAACATCCTGTACAAGAATGTTTCCTCCCACCCAAAGACCGATCTCGAAATCACCAAGCCCGCACTGGAGAAGATCACACCCGAACAATGCCTGCAGGCGTTGCGCGATGCATGGAAGAGTGATCACCGCTTCGTCTTTGTCAGCGGCAACGCCACAATCCCCGACTCCGAGGCCGCCATCACCAGCACCTACCGGAAATCCGTGGCCACCGAGGTCGCCGCACCCGCTGGCGAGTCCACCGTCGCATGGAGCTACACCGATTTCGGCCCGGCCGGAAAAATCGAGTCACGCACGCACATCGACGACCTTGACATCACACAGGCGACGTTTGCGAACGGCGTTCGGGTCAATCTCAAGAAGACACCCTACGAGGCCGGACGCATCCACCTCTTCGCGCGCGTCGGCATCGGCGCGCTTTCGGAACCCGTCGGCGAGCGCGGCCTCGTCGCCCTGGCGAACGCCACCTTCGACGCGGGCGGCCTCGGGCGCCACAGCACCGACGACCTCCAGCGCATCCTTTCCGGCAGGAACGTCAGCGTAGGCCTGCGCATGGGCCAGGATCACATCGGATTCGGCGGCTCGACGACCCCGCGCGATCTCCTGCTCACGCTGCAGTTGCTCACCGCAAAGCTGACAGATCCCGGCTACCGCCCGGAATCGCTCCGCCTCGCGCGCAAGAATTTCGACCAGATGTACCTCGGGTTCAAACACACCTCCAACGGCCCGCTGTCGACTGACATCGCCAGTCTTCTCGCCGGCGGCGATCCGCGGTTCGGCCTGCCTCCGCGCGACGTCCTGATGTCGCGCACGCTTGACGAGGTGAAGGCCTGGATGACGCCGCAGCTCACCCGTGGCGCGATCGAGTTTTCCATTGTCGGCGACATCGACATCGACGCCACGCTGACGGCAATCAGCCAGACACTCGGCGCACTGCCCGAGCGCGAACCAAGGCCCGACATCTCCTCCCTCACGCACGTCAAGTTCCCCGCCACTCCCTTTGACCGGACCTTCATGATCGATTCGCAGATCCCAAAGGGGCTCGCGATGTTCTACTGGCCGACGACGGACAGCCTCGACGTGCATGTCGGTCGCAGGCTCGGCATGCTCTCCAACGTCCTGGAGGACCGCCTGCGGCTGAAGCTGCGCGAGGACATGGGGGGAACCTACAGTCCTTCGACGCGGAGCTTCTCGAGCGACATCCTTCCCGGCTACGGATACATCGCCTCCTCGGTCGACATAGACCCCGCGATGGCAGACAGGATAGCCGGTGCAATCCGCGCCATTTCCGCCTCCCTCCAAGAGGACGGGGCGACAGCGGATGAACTCGAGCGATCCAAGCTGCCCACGCTGACGAGCATTCGCGAAAGCGCCCGGACGAACAACTACTGGCTCAACAGCGTGCTGTCCCGCGCCCAGGAGCGGCCCGAGGTTCTGGATTGGGCGCGGAGCCGGGAGGCCGACTACGCTTCCATCACCGTCGCTGAGATAAATGCCCTGGCCCAACGATATTTCTCGCCAGAGCGGATCTCTCACGCGCTGATTCTGCCTGCCGCCAAGGCTCCGGCCCCGGCGGCAGAAAAACAGAACTGA
- a CDS encoding DUF5069 domain-containing protein, whose protein sequence is MIHYTFARRFRELYDKAVSLYRDGRRGSGSYFLPDEEAWLKSNGLTAQHLYDYAEDDVGDGEPGYDIALGIELIRRDYFLNVQEGIPSRHVLDAASLPPKSAAAQGIEWLPRIIPKARAKLRGELPASLMYSCGGDRGFFTSHDIHPQEFLSLIWRAGDNDRQVIDWVVARSAATRARSKAK, encoded by the coding sequence ATGATTCACTACACCTTCGCCAGACGCTTTCGCGAACTCTACGACAAGGCCGTTTCACTTTATCGCGACGGCCGCCGGGGATCAGGATCCTATTTCCTGCCCGATGAGGAGGCATGGTTGAAGTCCAATGGCCTGACCGCACAACACCTGTACGACTACGCGGAGGACGATGTCGGGGATGGAGAACCCGGCTACGACATCGCGCTGGGAATCGAGCTCATCCGCCGCGACTATTTCCTCAACGTGCAGGAGGGCATCCCGAGCAGGCATGTGCTGGACGCCGCGAGCCTGCCGCCAAAGTCAGCGGCGGCGCAGGGGATCGAATGGCTGCCGCGCATCATTCCCAAGGCGCGCGCCAAGCTGCGCGGCGAACTGCCGGCATCGCTGATGTACAGTTGCGGCGGAGACCGTGGTTTCTTCACGTCCCATGACATTCATCCGCAGGAATTCCTGAGCCTCATCTGGCGCGCGGGCGACAATGACCGGCAGGTCATCGACTGGGTCGTGGCGCGTTCGGCGGCAACTCGCGCCCGGTCGAAGGCAAAATAG
- a CDS encoding FecR domain-containing protein: protein MKTPHRNDTHSDSEAAREALAWAVRRGDGESLVGMIDRSTRRRRRRRTAILGAALLLLVAAGAFTWRTTPTGPASAPAAASPASIVSRGPGVRVLEDGTRVEFADGAQFRTEFTGAFRKVTLEKGLAFFQVVHDTSRPFVVKADGIDVRAVGTAFAVDVRSIRVDVIVSEGRVAVGNSRLPDRSGASDIMVGARERVSIDRASAQAGSVQELSNESLASELAWRVPLLEFSGTPLADAIPMFNAHSRVRLILSPELGELQMSGVLRADNTGALLRLLHDEFGVEAIQRAGDELLLRR, encoded by the coding sequence ATGAAAACACCGCATCGCAACGACACCCATTCCGATTCCGAGGCCGCCCGCGAGGCGCTCGCCTGGGCGGTCAGGCGGGGTGATGGCGAGTCATTGGTGGGCATGATCGACCGCAGCACGCGCCGGAGGCGCCGCCGCCGCACGGCGATTCTCGGCGCTGCGCTGTTGTTGCTCGTGGCGGCGGGAGCATTCACATGGCGCACGACACCGACCGGGCCTGCCTCTGCGCCGGCGGCCGCTTCGCCAGCTTCGATTGTTTCTCGCGGGCCAGGCGTCCGCGTGCTGGAGGACGGCACGCGCGTGGAATTCGCGGATGGCGCGCAGTTCCGCACGGAGTTCACGGGTGCTTTCAGGAAAGTAACGCTCGAGAAAGGGCTGGCTTTCTTCCAAGTCGTCCACGACACGTCGCGGCCGTTTGTCGTGAAGGCCGACGGCATCGACGTGCGCGCGGTGGGAACGGCGTTCGCCGTGGATGTGCGCTCGATCCGCGTCGACGTGATTGTCTCGGAAGGGCGCGTTGCGGTCGGGAACTCCAGGCTTCCGGATCGCTCCGGCGCTTCCGACATCATGGTTGGCGCCCGCGAGCGCGTGAGCATCGATCGCGCATCCGCGCAGGCTGGGTCCGTTCAGGAGCTTTCGAATGAATCGCTCGCATCCGAACTCGCCTGGCGCGTGCCGCTCCTTGAGTTCAGCGGCACACCGCTCGCGGATGCGATTCCGATGTTCAACGCCCATTCGCGCGTGCGATTGATCCTGTCTCCCGAACTGGGGGAACTGCAGATGAGCGGAGTGCTGCGGGCCGACAACACCGGCGCGCTGCTGCGGCTGCTTCACGATGAATTTGGCGTGGAGGCGATTCAACGCGCCGGGGACGAGCTGCTGCTTCGCCGCTAG
- a CDS encoding molybdopterin-dependent oxidoreductase, whose product MNPFKPNSSNRREFLKGLGLLAAGSGLAGGLSRLSGAETAELPFANGVRELVKFPGKRPLLVLSTRPPQLETPFSIFNESLLTPNDAFFVRYHLSDIPTRVDPASFRLSVAGAVSTPLELRLDELKRIAKSVDLVAVNQCSGNSRGFFTPRVNGGQLGNGAMGCARWTGVPLRAVLDAAGVQAGARQVSFDGLDRGPIDTTPDFVKALDIDHARDGEVMLAWGMNGEELPMLNGYPLRLIVPGYYGTYWVKHVNRIEVLKSVYEGFWMKSAYRIPDTPGANIEPGSAPQSTIPISRFTIRSFITSLADNATVPAGHETTVRGIAFDSGRGIRAVEFSSDGGRSWSEAHLGASLGRFAFREWKATFAPGRGRHVLMSRASNSAGEIQPLVAGWNPAGYMRNVVETVNILAT is encoded by the coding sequence ATGAATCCGTTTAAGCCCAATTCATCCAATCGCCGCGAATTCCTCAAAGGACTCGGACTCCTTGCAGCAGGCAGTGGTCTGGCGGGCGGACTCAGCCGCCTGAGCGGGGCGGAGACCGCGGAGCTTCCGTTTGCCAATGGCGTGCGCGAGTTGGTGAAGTTCCCGGGGAAACGACCACTGCTCGTTCTCTCGACCCGACCACCGCAGCTGGAGACTCCGTTCTCCATCTTCAACGAGAGCCTGCTCACACCGAATGATGCGTTTTTCGTCCGCTATCATCTGAGCGACATTCCGACGCGGGTCGATCCCGCGAGTTTTCGCCTGAGTGTTGCCGGCGCAGTCAGCACGCCCCTTGAACTTCGGCTCGACGAGTTGAAGCGGATCGCGAAGTCCGTCGATCTGGTGGCCGTGAACCAGTGCTCCGGCAACAGCCGCGGGTTCTTCACCCCGCGCGTCAACGGTGGGCAGCTCGGAAACGGCGCCATGGGCTGCGCCCGATGGACGGGCGTTCCCCTGCGCGCCGTGCTGGATGCCGCGGGCGTGCAGGCGGGCGCGCGCCAGGTTTCCTTTGACGGACTCGATCGCGGCCCGATCGACACTACCCCCGACTTTGTCAAGGCGCTCGACATCGACCATGCCCGCGATGGAGAAGTGATGCTGGCCTGGGGCATGAACGGTGAGGAGCTCCCCATGCTGAACGGCTATCCCCTTCGGCTCATCGTGCCCGGATACTATGGCACGTACTGGGTGAAGCATGTTAATCGCATAGAGGTGCTGAAATCCGTATACGAGGGCTTCTGGATGAAGTCGGCCTATCGCATCCCAGATACACCCGGTGCGAACATCGAACCCGGTTCGGCGCCGCAGTCCACGATCCCGATCAGCCGGTTCACCATACGCTCGTTCATAACCAGTCTCGCCGACAACGCCACGGTCCCGGCTGGACATGAAACCACCGTCCGAGGCATCGCTTTCGACAGCGGCCGCGGCATTCGCGCCGTGGAGTTTTCCTCCGATGGCGGTCGTTCCTGGAGCGAAGCGCACCTGGGAGCCAGCCTGGGGCGATTCGCCTTTCGTGAATGGAAAGCTACATTCGCCCCCGGGCGGGGAAGGCACGTTCTGATGTCGCGCGCGAGCAACAGTGCCGGCGAAATCCAGCCGCTCGTCGCCGGCTGGAACCCTGCGGGCTACATGCGCAACGTCGTCGAAACCGTCAACATTCTCGCCACATGA
- a CDS encoding RNB domain-containing ribonuclease: protein MKKLNERLIELLHREDYKPLDDAGIARALGVDRKMRGALAHEIRLLSSAGRIDRVKGDRIALAAPRATSRAASRGALVGRISFRQGGHALVTPDRKINQGGPAPDLIFIPAEDTGVAMHGDRVEVQVLARSGGGKIRGKGVFGGEREQRGRVLSVVERARDTIVGELRKIRTAYYVAPDDPRFVHEISVPDPAQGRTRPVPAVGDKVVVRLKPWTVRHKAPEGEVVERLGKTFEPRAELLGVYRKFELDPNFPEAVLKEVAALPDAVAPAEIEGREDYRQKPVFTIDPDDAKDFDDALSIEPRAHGETRVGIHIADVSAYVRSGTALDREAQRRGNSTYLVGTVVPMLPEKLSNGLCSLVEAQDRLCKAVFLTFDRQGRIKETRFANTVIRSRKRLTYRQAYAFLFTDDLDRIRGLPLPARHQTGSTGRALNSLKDRELSELQSWIRTLWGIAKRLREARMAAGSLDLDMPETKIFVDEAGYADRIERIEHDESHQLIEEFMLAANEAVAHATRGRHLASLYRVHDKPDDDKLSELRDQLAIFQIKTGDLTRRSELVKLLETLRSHPQGYTLRTQVLRSLKKAVYRASPDGHYGLNKPDYTHFTSPIRRYSDLVVHRVFENLLPRHSGGAAGRSKAAYSAAQMESLGEHLSLTETNSQEAERESQKIKLAEFFERELLKKDKTIFKAVITDVRGQGLFVELTESMTFGFVSLNAFSDDVYGVTPDGGALIGRRHKRRLTIGGKLEVVVSAVDRFKRQIDFKPV from the coding sequence ATGAAGAAGCTGAATGAACGGCTGATCGAACTCCTCCACAGGGAAGACTACAAACCGCTCGACGACGCCGGCATCGCCCGCGCACTCGGCGTCGACAGGAAAATGCGCGGGGCGCTGGCGCACGAGATCCGCCTGCTCTCGTCCGCGGGCAGGATCGACCGCGTCAAGGGCGACCGCATCGCCCTCGCGGCTCCGCGCGCAACCTCGCGCGCCGCCTCGCGGGGCGCTCTCGTGGGTCGCATCAGTTTCCGCCAGGGCGGACACGCACTCGTCACGCCTGATCGGAAAATCAACCAGGGCGGACCAGCCCCCGACCTAATTTTCATACCGGCCGAAGACACCGGCGTCGCCATGCACGGCGACCGGGTGGAAGTCCAGGTCCTGGCCCGCTCCGGCGGCGGAAAGATCCGAGGCAAGGGCGTCTTCGGCGGCGAACGCGAACAGCGGGGTCGCGTGCTTTCCGTCGTCGAGCGGGCGCGCGACACCATCGTCGGCGAACTGCGCAAGATTCGCACCGCCTATTACGTCGCGCCCGACGACCCCCGGTTCGTTCATGAAATCTCCGTGCCCGATCCGGCCCAGGGCCGGACAAGGCCGGTGCCGGCGGTGGGGGACAAGGTGGTGGTCCGGCTCAAGCCCTGGACCGTGCGGCACAAGGCCCCGGAGGGCGAGGTGGTTGAGCGTCTGGGCAAAACCTTCGAGCCGCGCGCCGAGCTTCTCGGCGTCTATCGCAAGTTCGAACTCGATCCGAATTTTCCTGAGGCCGTTCTGAAGGAGGTCGCCGCCCTGCCGGACGCGGTCGCCCCGGCCGAAATCGAAGGCCGCGAGGACTACCGCCAGAAACCGGTGTTCACCATCGATCCCGATGACGCAAAGGACTTCGACGACGCCCTCAGCATCGAGCCGCGCGCACACGGAGAGACCCGCGTGGGCATTCACATTGCGGACGTCTCCGCCTACGTGCGCAGCGGCACGGCGCTCGACCGCGAGGCGCAGCGCCGCGGCAACTCCACCTACCTGGTCGGCACGGTCGTGCCAATGCTGCCCGAGAAACTCTCGAACGGCCTCTGCTCGCTCGTCGAGGCGCAGGACCGCCTCTGCAAGGCGGTTTTCCTGACATTTGACCGCCAGGGAAGAATCAAGGAAACGCGTTTCGCCAACACCGTCATTCGCAGCCGCAAGCGCCTGACGTACAGGCAGGCCTACGCCTTTCTGTTCACCGACGACCTCGACCGGATTCGCGGCCTTCCCCTGCCCGCGCGCCATCAGACCGGATCGACGGGACGCGCGCTCAACTCCCTGAAGGACCGCGAGCTTTCCGAATTGCAGTCGTGGATCCGCACGCTCTGGGGCATCGCGAAACGCCTGCGCGAGGCGCGCATGGCCGCGGGCTCGCTCGATCTCGACATGCCCGAGACCAAGATCTTCGTCGACGAGGCCGGCTACGCGGACCGCATCGAGCGGATCGAGCACGACGAGAGCCACCAGCTCATCGAGGAGTTCATGCTCGCCGCCAACGAGGCCGTGGCGCATGCCACCCGGGGGCGTCACCTGGCCTCGCTCTACCGCGTCCATGACAAGCCCGATGACGACAAGCTTTCGGAACTGCGGGACCAGCTCGCCATCTTCCAGATCAAGACCGGCGATCTGACAAGACGCAGCGAACTCGTGAAGCTGCTGGAGACACTTCGTTCTCATCCCCAAGGCTACACGCTGCGCACCCAGGTCCTGCGCAGCCTCAAGAAGGCCGTGTACCGCGCCTCTCCGGACGGGCACTACGGGCTGAACAAGCCGGACTACACGCACTTCACCTCTCCGATCCGCCGCTACTCCGATCTCGTCGTGCACCGCGTGTTCGAAAACCTGCTGCCCCGCCACAGTGGCGGCGCGGCCGGGCGTTCGAAAGCGGCCTATTCCGCGGCTCAGATGGAGAGCCTGGGCGAACACCTCAGTCTCACCGAAACGAACTCCCAGGAGGCGGAGCGCGAGTCGCAGAAGATCAAGCTGGCGGAGTTCTTCGAGCGCGAACTGCTCAAGAAGGACAAGACCATCTTCAAGGCGGTCATCACCGACGTCCGCGGGCAGGGGCTCTTTGTGGAGCTGACCGAGTCCATGACCTTCGGTTTTGTTTCGCTCAACGCCTTCAGCGACGACGTCTATGGCGTCACCCCCGACGGCGGCGCGCTGATCGGCCGGCGCCACAAACGCAGGCTGACCATCGGCGGCAAACTCGAGGTCGTTGTATCGGCAGTCGATAGATTCAAGCGCCAGATCGATTTCAAGCCCGTCTGA
- a CDS encoding RNA polymerase sigma factor translates to MSTDSSSNPVEIEVPAGAGFLGEDQRWFAQKILPHAGQLRAYLRNTFPGVRDVDDIMQESYLRVWRTRGDQSIQSPKAFLFRVARNLALDILRRGRRSPVETKETLADLPVLDRARNGVEQLGDSEQLGHLAEAVASLSPRSRELIVLCQIQGLTHREAALRLGLSLKTVDEHILRGLRRLGQELRRRGFNGLNGS, encoded by the coding sequence ATGAGCACCGACTCATCTTCGAACCCCGTCGAAATTGAGGTCCCGGCCGGCGCAGGCTTCCTAGGAGAAGACCAGCGGTGGTTTGCTCAGAAAATTCTCCCTCACGCGGGCCAGCTGCGAGCGTACCTCCGGAACACGTTTCCCGGGGTTCGCGACGTCGATGACATCATGCAGGAGTCGTACCTGCGCGTCTGGCGGACGCGCGGCGACCAGTCGATACAATCACCAAAGGCATTCCTTTTCCGGGTCGCGCGCAACCTTGCGCTCGACATCCTGCGGCGCGGGCGGCGGTCGCCGGTGGAGACCAAGGAAACCCTTGCCGATCTGCCCGTGCTCGACCGCGCCCGCAATGGCGTGGAGCAACTGGGTGACAGCGAGCAACTGGGTCACCTGGCGGAGGCCGTTGCGAGCCTTTCACCGCGGAGCCGTGAACTGATCGTGCTCTGCCAGATTCAGGGCCTGACCCACCGGGAGGCCGCGCTTCGACTGGGACTCTCACTCAAGACGGTGGATGAGCACATCCTCCGCGGACTTCGACGCCTGGGCCAGGAACTGCGCAGGCGCGGCTTCAACGGTTTGAACGGATCATGA
- a CDS encoding TonB-dependent receptor gives MKSPQLPFLRTLRAVLVSIAAAAVCIAQTGEKSRSEKSFDIPAQPAARALRIFATQAGVEVVFGTSATNSVRSRELKGSYQPSEAIRRLLDGTGLSAVQDEKTGAFTVSRDPEPPKSAPRGADRPDRVVPATSPANASSANERGEETITLTAFEVTSTMGRGYTSSNAATGFKTNEVLLKIPQAVSVVTRDFMDDIGSVQTTDIMAFIGVGNFFRGDSFSIRGTRIAYALVDEMPENGYVDNVFVDSITVIRGPAATLYMNASLGGLILKTSKAPLPVARQSARFKVDDTGFYRGEIDSTGPIGSLGDVKFYYRLVGAYQGGDSYFKNSIDHRKAIHPTLDLVWNKTKVRFALEYQDVLLTPNANNIVTPTGELYTGAGRDEAYFAPGTMQTTLRRNIKMFVFQKLADEWDLKLSANRLAVRTLAGIAFPSGGVNWPAQTMTFTARRNNSIADYDSILLDVNGRYKLGSFSQQSTLGLSYDREISEGRFWGSAAFGRVTVPINNPQMDLMHVPRAEDYVAPANPGGIGTTYRGNAYFQQVMDLIPERLSLVGGVTYSKVKSNNVANSVTRPPATTTEGSDIIHRYGITYNITKDLIAYAMESTTFAPQSNRDINLNVLPVVVGTGREVGLKTAFFEGRLSSTLAVFDMKLTNQSFFAGVRPDGISYFAPIGTTSQKGFDMDVTYSTGKGTQLIATAFRGKVRDQANNPVPNSTRQTISFFGRHAFQDGPLRGFTIGGGYSRISGRTVSTSNYVTGLTPQPPLIYLKPGNNVSAFVAYQFNRNLSARANVENVLDEAYASGAQTAYFVDPSPPRTVSLTVDYRF, from the coding sequence ATGAAATCGCCCCAACTTCCGTTTCTTCGCACTTTGCGCGCCGTCCTGGTTTCCATAGCGGCGGCCGCCGTGTGCATCGCGCAGACCGGTGAGAAGAGCCGTTCTGAAAAATCATTCGACATTCCCGCCCAGCCCGCGGCGCGTGCGCTCAGGATCTTCGCCACGCAGGCGGGCGTCGAGGTCGTCTTCGGCACCTCTGCGACGAACTCCGTCCGATCGCGCGAGCTCAAGGGCTCCTATCAACCCAGTGAGGCGATCCGCCGCCTGCTGGATGGCACGGGGCTGAGCGCGGTTCAGGATGAAAAAACCGGAGCCTTCACGGTTTCACGGGACCCGGAGCCGCCGAAATCGGCACCGCGCGGCGCGGACCGGCCTGACCGCGTCGTTCCGGCGACGAGCCCCGCAAACGCCAGCAGCGCCAATGAGCGCGGCGAGGAAACGATCACGCTCACGGCCTTCGAGGTGACCTCGACGATGGGGAGGGGATACACGTCCAGCAATGCGGCGACGGGGTTCAAGACCAATGAGGTGCTCCTGAAGATTCCCCAGGCGGTGTCCGTGGTGACGCGCGATTTCATGGACGACATCGGATCGGTCCAGACGACGGACATCATGGCCTTCATAGGAGTCGGAAATTTTTTTCGCGGTGACTCCTTCTCGATACGCGGCACCCGGATCGCGTACGCCCTCGTCGACGAGATGCCGGAGAACGGCTATGTCGACAATGTCTTTGTCGATTCCATCACCGTCATTCGCGGTCCCGCGGCCACCCTTTACATGAACGCCTCGCTGGGTGGCCTCATCCTGAAGACCTCGAAGGCTCCGCTGCCCGTTGCCCGCCAATCGGCGCGATTCAAGGTTGACGACACCGGATTCTACCGGGGCGAGATCGACAGCACCGGCCCGATCGGCAGCCTCGGCGACGTCAAGTTCTATTACCGCCTGGTCGGCGCCTATCAGGGGGGCGACAGCTACTTCAAGAATTCGATCGACCACCGGAAGGCCATTCACCCGACACTGGATCTCGTCTGGAACAAGACCAAGGTGCGTTTTGCGCTTGAATACCAGGATGTCCTCCTGACTCCCAACGCCAACAATATCGTGACGCCAACCGGGGAACTCTACACGGGAGCGGGCCGCGACGAGGCGTACTTCGCCCCCGGCACGATGCAGACCACTCTCCGGCGCAACATCAAGATGTTCGTTTTTCAGAAGCTAGCCGACGAATGGGACTTGAAGCTTTCAGCGAATCGTCTGGCTGTGCGAACACTCGCGGGCATCGCCTTCCCCTCGGGTGGTGTGAACTGGCCGGCGCAGACAATGACGTTCACCGCCCGCCGCAACAACTCCATTGCGGATTACGACAGCATCCTTCTCGACGTCAACGGCCGGTACAAGCTCGGCTCCTTTTCACAGCAGAGCACACTTGGCTTGAGCTACGACAGGGAGATAAGTGAAGGTCGTTTCTGGGGCTCGGCGGCATTCGGCAGGGTTACCGTTCCGATCAACAACCCCCAGATGGATCTGATGCATGTGCCGCGCGCGGAGGACTATGTCGCGCCAGCCAATCCTGGGGGCATAGGCACAACCTATCGCGGCAACGCCTACTTTCAACAGGTGATGGACCTCATCCCTGAGCGTCTGTCCCTCGTGGGAGGAGTGACCTATAGCAAGGTCAAGTCGAACAACGTTGCCAACAGCGTCACGCGGCCGCCGGCAACCACGACAGAGGGATCAGACATCATCCATCGGTACGGCATAACGTACAACATCACCAAGGATCTGATCGCGTATGCGATGGAATCGACGACCTTCGCTCCGCAGAGCAACCGCGACATCAATCTCAATGTGCTTCCCGTGGTTGTGGGGACGGGTCGCGAGGTGGGTTTGAAGACCGCATTCTTCGAGGGGCGCCTGTCCTCGACGCTGGCGGTGTTTGACATGAAGCTCACCAACCAGTCCTTTTTCGCAGGTGTGCGGCCGGACGGCATCAGCTACTTCGCGCCAATTGGCACGACCTCTCAGAAGGGCTTCGATATGGATGTCACCTACTCGACCGGGAAAGGCACCCAGCTTATCGCCACGGCGTTCCGTGGAAAGGTGCGCGATCAGGCGAACAACCCCGTTCCAAATTCCACGCGGCAGACGATCAGCTTCTTCGGCAGGCACGCGTTTCAGGATGGACCGCTCCGCGGTTTCACCATCGGCGGCGGATATTCGCGCATCAGCGGGCGGACGGTCAGCACGTCGAACTACGTCACCGGCCTGACTCCCCAGCCGCCGCTCATCTATCTGAAGCCCGGCAACAATGTCAGCGCATTCGTTGCGTATCAGTTCAACCGCAATCTTTCCGCCCGCGCCAACGTGGAGAACGTGCTCGACGAGGCGTATGCTTCGGGAGCCCAGACCGCCTATTTCGTCGACCCAAGCCCGCCACGCACCGTGTCGCTGACCGTTGACTACAGGTTCTGA